From Dehalococcoidia bacterium, one genomic window encodes:
- a CDS encoding peptidyl-alpha-hydroxyglycine alpha-amidating lyase family protein has protein sequence MSEEQKENLEYGLPSHEDMEKGSGSVIYGSSPYKYQIDGKEWGNLPKGWTLSEATAVAVNSLDEIIVFNRGTKPIIIFDQDGNYLRSWGENIFSNAHGISVDSSDNIYCVDSGDNTVRKFNSSGELVFQIGKEGEKAGKMSGLPFAVPTQVAIDENNNELYVADGYSNAKVHKYNQDGKYLFSWGESGTGEGQFNIVHNISTDRDGLVYVADRENHRVQIFDSNGKYIDQWINLSRAACIYIDKRGSEDIFYVGEYFSGIASNDTGTNLGPRISIFNKKGDLLSRLGVNSYGPSVGRFYSPHGISVDSKGNIYVAEVSYSDYGQFLNPKRELRSLQKLVKIS, from the coding sequence ATGAGTGAAGAACAAAAAGAAAATTTAGAGTATGGTCTTCCTAGCCATGAAGATATGGAAAAAGGAAGTGGATCTGTTATATATGGAAGTTCTCCCTATAAGTATCAAATTGATGGTAAAGAATGGGGTAATCTTCCCAAAGGATGGACCCTAAGTGAAGCTACTGCTGTTGCTGTAAATAGTCTTGATGAAATAATTGTTTTCAATAGAGGAACAAAGCCTATAATAATTTTTGATCAAGATGGAAATTATCTAAGATCTTGGGGAGAAAATATTTTTTCAAATGCACACGGAATTAGTGTAGATAGTTCAGATAATATTTATTGCGTTGATTCCGGTGATAATACTGTTAGAAAATTTAATTCCTCTGGTGAGCTAGTTTTTCAGATTGGAAAAGAAGGAGAAAAAGCTGGCAAAATGAGCGGGCTACCTTTCGCAGTTCCAACACAAGTAGCAATAGATGAAAATAATAATGAACTATATGTTGCTGATGGTTATTCAAATGCAAAGGTTCACAAATACAATCAAGATGGAAAATATCTTTTTTCTTGGGGAGAGTCAGGAACTGGAGAAGGACAGTTTAATATAGTTCACAATATATCGACTGATAGAGATGGCCTTGTTTATGTGGCCGATAGAGAGAACCACAGAGTGCAGATTTTTGATAGTAATGGGAAATATATTGATCAATGGATAAATTTATCTAGAGCAGCTTGTATTTACATAGATAAAAGAGGTTCAGAAGATATCTTCTATGTAGGTGAATATTTTTCTGGAATAGCATCTAATGACACAGGTACTAACTTAGGGCCAAGAATTTCAATTTTTAATAAAAAAGGCGATCTTTTATCAAGACTTGGTGTAAATAGCTATGGTCCAAGTGTGGGAAGATTTTATTCTCCTCATGGAATTTCTGTAGATTCAAAGGGTAATATTTATGTTGCTGAAGTTTCTTACAGTGATTATGGGCAATTTCTAAATCCTAAAAGAGAGCTCAGGTCTCTCCAAAAATTAGTTAAGATTAGTTAG
- a CDS encoding sulfurtransferase has protein sequence MKKIILITSAIAIILACSSESSETSFDDRGYSSTEKLVSAEWLEENINNVKIIDVRKKEDYDLGHIPGAVRLTPNEVFQWEDSNGVKGMLPSSDHIAIALSSVGINEDDTVIFYDGNSNLWASRGLWALEVYGHEDSRLLDGSWNYWSENSFPTTSESESVEKSDYKFSGNVNSSLIAGFEEILEAVDDPSKIVCDTRSPDEYIGKDVRADRGGHIPGSENVNWVNAVDESGRFLSAQNLQTIYESKGIKTDKAVYTLCQTAVRATHTWFVLQELLGYDNVKVYDGSWIEWGNSDLPIEIK, from the coding sequence ATGAAAAAAATAATTTTAATAACATCAGCAATTGCTATAATTTTAGCTTGCAGTTCAGAATCATCTGAAACTTCTTTTGATGATAGAGGCTATTCAAGTACTGAAAAATTAGTGTCAGCTGAATGGTTGGAAGAAAACATTAATAACGTAAAAATAATTGATGTAAGAAAAAAAGAAGATTATGATCTTGGGCATATTCCAGGCGCTGTTAGATTGACTCCAAATGAAGTTTTTCAATGGGAAGACTCTAACGGAGTTAAAGGAATGCTTCCATCATCTGATCATATTGCAATTGCCTTAAGTTCAGTTGGAATTAATGAAGATGATACTGTGATATTTTATGATGGAAACAGCAATCTTTGGGCATCTAGAGGTTTATGGGCTTTAGAGGTTTATGGACATGAAGATTCAAGATTACTAGATGGATCTTGGAACTATTGGTCAGAAAATAGCTTTCCAACTACTAGCGAATCTGAATCAGTAGAGAAATCTGACTATAAATTTTCTGGGAATGTAAACAGTAGCTTAATAGCTGGTTTTGAGGAAATACTAGAGGCTGTTGATGATCCTTCAAAAATCGTTTGTGACACAAGAAGTCCAGATGAGTATATAGGTAAAGATGTAAGAGCTGATAGAGGTGGCCATATTCCTGGTTCAGAAAATGTAAACTGGGTAAATGCAGTCGATGAATCTGGAAGATTCTTAAGTGCTCAAAATCTACAAACTATATATGAAAGTAAAGGAATCAAGACTGATAAAGCCGTTTACACTCTTTGCCAAACAGCAGTTAGAGCTACTCATACATGGTTTGTATTACAAGAACTTTTAGGATATGATAATGTAAAAGTTTATGATGGATCTTGGATCGAATGGGGTAACTCAGATTTACCAATTGAAATAAAATGA
- a CDS encoding sulfurtransferase TusA family protein, translating into MSEKEIRKLDLRGEICPYPMLKTNEELDSDKEINILEVLTDHSPALSTIPPQALKRGYEVEIDEIDNSEWKITLKKDG; encoded by the coding sequence ATGTCTGAAAAAGAAATAAGAAAGCTTGATCTTAGAGGAGAAATCTGTCCATATCCTATGTTGAAAACAAATGAAGAATTAGACTCGGATAAAGAAATAAATATATTAGAAGTTCTAACTGATCATTCGCCAGCATTATCAACTATTCCTCCTCAAGCTCTTAAGCGTGGCTATGAAGTAGAAATTGATGAAATAGATAATAGTGAATGGAAAATTACATTAAAAAAAGATGGTTAA
- a CDS encoding YeeE/YedE family protein codes for MTTKAYKTYYTSQFYIGFILLLSIFLISYLISNNNFSDAAIWLAASGLGFALQKSRFCFASSFRDLFLFGSGQNMKGVIIAIIIASIGFVGILSWILPSPLPGEYPSSAHILPVGLSTIIAGTLFGIGMVTAGGCVSGTIYRIAEGYVASVVTMIGIFIGSILLIISWDFWWDSLISKESKIFLPSTFSLGYGFSLVITLILLLGLYVLVIYIESRSGITEFKINKKEKLIPKTFLEKINENLVNIFSNSWSAKTGGVAIGFIGIIYFLFHSPPGVTGEIMKQSMSFSESVNLSEGALKGISSLSGCLGASVGQGLISHTFVSTVGVFYGALVSALMAKEFKIRTPNNYKRYIQSLGGGIMMGFSASLGIGCTIGAFFSAISSLSLSGWVFGISLFGGAFIGTKIIKAIG; via the coding sequence ATGACCACAAAAGCATATAAAACCTACTATACGAGCCAATTTTATATTGGTTTTATTTTGCTATTATCAATTTTTTTGATTAGTTATTTAATATCAAATAATAACTTTTCAGATGCAGCAATTTGGTTAGCTGCATCAGGTTTAGGCTTTGCTCTCCAAAAATCTCGATTCTGTTTTGCTTCTTCATTTAGAGACCTATTTTTATTTGGATCTGGACAGAATATGAAAGGAGTAATAATAGCAATCATAATAGCATCAATTGGTTTTGTAGGTATATTAAGCTGGATTTTGCCTAGTCCCCTTCCTGGCGAATATCCTTCTTCTGCTCATATTTTACCCGTAGGTTTATCTACAATAATTGCTGGGACTTTATTTGGAATTGGAATGGTTACTGCCGGAGGTTGTGTATCAGGAACAATATATAGAATTGCAGAAGGATATGTTGCTTCGGTTGTTACTATGATTGGTATTTTTATAGGATCAATATTATTGATAATAAGCTGGGATTTTTGGTGGGATTCTTTAATTAGTAAAGAAAGTAAAATATTTTTACCTTCAACATTTTCTTTGGGTTACGGTTTTAGCTTAGTTATTACCCTAATTCTGCTTTTAGGTCTTTATGTGCTTGTTATTTACATTGAATCTAGATCAGGAATTACTGAATTTAAGATAAATAAAAAAGAGAAACTAATACCAAAAACATTTCTAGAAAAAATCAATGAAAATCTTGTAAATATATTCTCCAACAGTTGGTCGGCAAAAACAGGAGGAGTTGCAATTGGATTCATTGGAATAATTTATTTTTTATTTCACTCACCTCCAGGGGTTACTGGAGAAATAATGAAACAATCAATGAGCTTTAGTGAATCTGTAAACTTATCAGAGGGAGCTCTTAAAGGTATTTCATCATTAAGTGGGTGTCTTGGCGCTAGCGTAGGTCAAGGATTGATATCTCATACATTTGTAAGTACAGTTGGAGTTTTTTATGGTGCATTAGTGTCAGCTCTAATGGCCAAGGAATTCAAGATAAGAACTCCTAATAACTACAAGAGATATATTCAATCTTTAGGTGGAGGAATAATGATGGGTTTTTCTGCAAGCCTTGGAATAGGATGTACAATTGGAGCATTTTTTTCTGCTATTTCTTCACTTTCCCTTTCCGGGTGGGTATTTGGTATAAGCCTTTTTGGAGGAGCATTTATAGGAACAAAAATAATAAAGGCAATTGGATAA